Proteins from one Salmonella bongori NCTC 12419 genomic window:
- the clpA gene encoding ATP-dependent Clp protease ATP-binding subunit ClpA: MLNQELELSLNMAFARAREHRHEFMTVEHLLLALLSNPSAREALEACSVDLVALRQELEAFIEQTTPVLPASEEERDTQPTLSFQRVLQRAVFHVQSSGRSEVTGANVLVAIFSEQESQAAYLLRKHEVSRLDVVNFISHGTRKDEPSQSSDLGNQPNSDEQAGGEERMENFTTNLNQLARVGGIDPLIGREKELERAIQVLCRRRKNNPLLVGESGVGKTAIAEGLAWRIVQGDVPEVMADCTIYSLDIGSLLAGTKYRGDFEKRFKALLKQLEQDTNSILFIDEIHTIIGAGAASGGQVDAANLIKPLLSSGKIRVIGSTTYQEFSNIFEKDRALARRFQKIDITEPSVEETVQIINGLKPKYEAHHDVRYTAKAVRAAVELAVKYINDRHLPDKAIDVIDEAGARARLMPVSKRKKTVNVADIESVVARIARIPEKSVSQSDRDTLKNLGDRLKMLVFGQDNAIEALTEAIKMSRAGLGHEHKPVGSFLFAGPTGVGKTEVTVQLSKALGIELLRFDMSEYMERHTVSRLIGAPPGYVGFDQGGLLTDAVIKHPHAVLLLDEIEKAHPDVFNLLLQVMDNGTLTDNNGRKADFRNVVLVMTTNAGVRETERKSIGLIHQDNSTDAMGEIKKVFTPEFRNRLDNIIWFDHLSGEVIHQVVDKFIVELQAQLDQKGVSLEVSQEARDWLAEKGYDRAMGARPMARVIQDNLKKPLANELLFGSLVDGGQVTVALDKEKNALTYGFQSAQKHKPEAAH, from the coding sequence ATGCTCAATCAAGAACTGGAACTCAGTTTAAACATGGCTTTCGCCAGAGCGCGCGAGCACCGTCATGAGTTTATGACCGTCGAGCATCTGTTGCTGGCGTTGCTCAGCAACCCATCGGCTCGCGAAGCGCTGGAAGCGTGCTCCGTGGATCTGGTGGCGCTCCGTCAGGAACTCGAAGCCTTCATTGAACAAACCACACCCGTACTGCCTGCCAGTGAAGAAGAACGCGATACGCAGCCGACGCTAAGTTTCCAGCGTGTACTGCAACGTGCAGTTTTCCATGTTCAGTCTTCCGGGCGCAGCGAAGTGACCGGTGCGAACGTGCTGGTGGCTATCTTTAGCGAACAAGAGTCACAGGCGGCTTACCTGCTGCGTAAGCATGAAGTTAGTCGTCTGGATGTCGTGAACTTTATTTCTCACGGGACGCGAAAGGACGAACCGAGTCAGTCTTCCGATCTCGGTAATCAGCCAAATAGCGACGAACAAGCTGGCGGGGAGGAACGTATGGAGAACTTCACGACGAATCTTAACCAGCTTGCTCGCGTAGGCGGCATTGATCCGCTCATCGGTCGTGAAAAAGAGCTGGAACGCGCGATCCAGGTGTTATGTCGCCGCCGTAAAAATAACCCGCTGCTGGTGGGCGAATCCGGTGTCGGGAAAACGGCGATTGCCGAGGGACTAGCCTGGCGTATCGTTCAGGGCGATGTCCCGGAAGTGATGGCCGATTGCACCATTTACTCGCTGGATATTGGTTCTCTGCTGGCAGGCACGAAATACCGCGGCGATTTCGAAAAACGCTTTAAAGCGCTGCTAAAACAGCTTGAGCAGGATACCAACAGCATCCTGTTTATCGATGAAATCCATACTATTATTGGCGCGGGAGCGGCGTCGGGCGGTCAGGTCGATGCGGCAAATCTGATTAAGCCATTGCTTTCCAGCGGCAAGATCCGGGTGATTGGCTCGACCACTTACCAGGAGTTCAGCAATATCTTTGAGAAAGACCGCGCGTTAGCGCGCCGTTTCCAGAAAATAGATATTACCGAACCGTCGGTAGAAGAGACGGTGCAAATTATCAACGGCCTGAAACCGAAGTACGAAGCGCATCATGACGTGCGTTATACCGCGAAAGCGGTACGTGCGGCGGTGGAGCTGGCGGTAAAATATATTAACGATCGTCATCTGCCGGACAAAGCGATTGACGTCATTGACGAAGCCGGAGCGCGTGCTCGCCTGATGCCGGTGAGCAAACGTAAGAAAACGGTTAACGTTGCGGATATTGAGTCTGTGGTAGCGCGCATTGCACGTATCCCTGAAAAGAGCGTCTCGCAGAGCGATCGTGATACGCTGAAAAACCTCGGCGATCGGCTGAAAATGCTGGTCTTCGGTCAGGATAACGCGATTGAGGCGCTGACCGAGGCGATTAAGATGAGCCGTGCGGGTCTGGGTCATGAGCATAAACCTGTCGGTTCGTTCCTGTTTGCCGGTCCAACCGGGGTTGGGAAAACCGAGGTAACGGTACAGCTTTCCAAAGCCCTGGGCATTGAATTGTTACGCTTTGATATGTCCGAGTATATGGAGCGTCATACGGTGAGCCGTCTGATCGGCGCGCCTCCGGGCTACGTTGGTTTTGATCAGGGCGGGCTGTTGACCGATGCGGTGATTAAACATCCTCATGCAGTGCTGTTGCTGGACGAGATCGAAAAAGCGCATCCGGATGTCTTTAACCTGCTGTTGCAGGTGATGGATAACGGTACGCTGACCGATAACAATGGCCGTAAGGCGGATTTCCGCAACGTGGTGCTGGTGATGACCACGAACGCTGGCGTGCGCGAAACCGAACGTAAATCCATTGGTCTTATTCATCAGGACAACAGCACCGATGCGATGGGCGAGATCAAGAAAGTATTTACGCCGGAGTTCCGTAACCGTCTCGACAACATTATCTGGTTCGATCATCTCTCTGGCGAGGTAATCCATCAGGTGGTTGATAAGTTTATCGTCGAGTTGCAGGCTCAACTGGATCAGAAAGGCGTCTCTCTGGAAGTGAGCCAGGAAGCGCGCGACTGGTTGGCGGAAAAAGGCTATGACCGGGCGATGGGCGCACGACCTATGGCGCGCGTGATTCAGGATAACCTGAAAAAACCGCTGGCTAATGAGCTGCTGTTTGGCTCGCTGGTTGATGGTGGGCAAGTGACCGTCGCGCTGGATAAAGAGAAAAATGCGTTGACCTATGGTTTCCAGAGCGCCCAGAAGCACAAGCCAGAAGCCGCGCATTAA
- a CDS encoding lysine exporter LysO family protein → MFSGLFIILVPLIVGYLIVLRQKAALQLINRLLSWIVYLILFFMGISLAFLDNLTRNLVAIFHYSAVSITIILLCNVAALFWLERTLPWRHHHQQEKLPSRIAMALESLQLCGVVVVGFVIGLSGLSFLQHATEASEYTLIFLLFLVGIQLRNSGMTLKQIVLNRRGMIVAVVVVASSLLGGVINAFILDLPLKTALAMASGFGWYSLSGILLTESFGPVIGSAAFFNDLARELLAIMLIPGLVRRSRSTALGLCGATSMDFTLPVLQRSGGVEIVPAAIVHGFILSLLVPLLMAFFSA, encoded by the coding sequence ATGTTCTCAGGACTTTTTATCATTCTGGTTCCACTGATTGTGGGCTATCTCATCGTGCTGCGACAAAAAGCCGCATTACAACTCATTAATCGACTACTGAGCTGGATCGTATATCTCATTCTCTTTTTTATGGGAATCAGTCTGGCGTTTCTGGATAATCTCACCCGTAATCTGGTGGCGATTTTTCATTATTCCGCCGTCAGTATTACGATCATTTTATTGTGCAATGTCGCTGCATTATTTTGGCTGGAGCGCACCTTACCGTGGCGCCACCACCATCAGCAGGAAAAACTGCCCTCGCGTATCGCAATGGCGCTTGAGTCACTGCAACTGTGCGGCGTAGTCGTCGTGGGATTTGTGATTGGTCTGAGCGGTCTTTCCTTTTTACAGCACGCGACAGAAGCCAGTGAATATACACTGATCTTTTTATTATTCCTGGTGGGAATTCAGTTACGAAATAGCGGCATGACCTTAAAACAAATTGTGCTTAACCGCCGGGGAATGATTGTCGCGGTCGTTGTGGTGGCAAGCTCATTGCTGGGGGGTGTGATTAATGCATTTATCCTGGACTTACCGTTAAAAACCGCTCTGGCGATGGCGTCAGGTTTCGGCTGGTACTCGCTTTCCGGTATTTTGCTCACAGAGTCATTTGGGCCGGTTATCGGCAGTGCAGCATTCTTTAACGATCTGGCCCGCGAGTTATTAGCCATCATGCTTATTCCGGGCCTGGTACGCCGCAGTCGTTCAACAGCGTTAGGTCTGTGCGGGGCGACGTCGATGGACTTTACGCTGCCGGTTTTGCAGCGTTCCGGTGGCGTAGAGATTGTTCCTGCGGCTATTGTTCACGGTTTTATTCTGAGCCTGCTGGTGCCGCTATTAATGGCGTTTTTCTCAGCCTGA
- a CDS encoding VirK/YbjX family protein — translation MTQLTDNTWYTSEHLSPLQLFIRLTRGQLQPGKFWRKASFRRKFLIRSLIMPRATSQLLTNLTQWPELNTLLARQPRLPIRLHRPYMAVNIKRDFALDALCFHYQALRQLLSREQQVSYLSQYGLNLAKFETKTGELFQLDLISLVSLDKEGESTLVIRDARLRILAEITFTLCRFNQQRTLFIGGLQGAANDVPHEVIQQATKACYGLFPKRIVMEALCQFAQVLQAEQIVAVSNDAHVYRSWRYMDKKTQMHADYDAFWDSLGGEKIKRNYYALPLAIARKSEAEIASKKRAEYRRRYALLDNIVEQVPAIFSC, via the coding sequence ATGACACAGCTTACAGATAATACCTGGTATACTTCAGAACACCTCTCTCCTTTACAATTATTTATTCGTCTGACCCGCGGGCAATTACAGCCAGGGAAATTCTGGCGTAAGGCCAGTTTTCGCCGCAAGTTTCTAATCCGTTCATTAATCATGCCGCGTGCAACCAGCCAATTATTGACAAATCTGACCCAATGGCCGGAGTTAAATACTTTACTTGCTCGTCAGCCGCGTTTGCCTATTCGGCTACATCGTCCTTATATGGCAGTGAATATTAAACGTGATTTCGCTTTAGACGCTCTGTGTTTTCATTATCAAGCATTACGCCAGCTTTTGTCGCGAGAACAACAAGTTAGCTATTTAAGTCAGTATGGCCTGAATCTTGCTAAATTTGAAACTAAAACCGGTGAGTTGTTTCAACTTGATTTAATTAGTCTGGTTTCGCTGGATAAAGAAGGCGAAAGCACCCTGGTTATACGCGACGCCCGGTTACGTATTCTGGCAGAGATTACCTTTACCTTGTGCCGCTTTAATCAACAACGCACACTATTTATTGGTGGATTACAGGGGGCGGCCAACGACGTCCCTCATGAGGTTATCCAACAGGCTACTAAAGCCTGTTATGGTCTTTTCCCAAAACGTATTGTAATGGAGGCTCTCTGTCAGTTTGCCCAGGTTTTGCAGGCAGAGCAGATTGTTGCCGTGAGTAACGATGCGCACGTATACCGTAGTTGGCGATACATGGATAAAAAGACACAAATGCATGCTGACTACGACGCATTCTGGGATTCGTTAGGCGGTGAAAAAATCAAAAGGAATTACTACGCGCTACCGCTGGCGATCGCACGAAAAAGCGAAGCGGAGATCGCCAGTAAAAAGCGGGCAGAGTATCGCCGTCGCTATGCTTTACTCGATAATATTGTTGAACAGGTTCCGGCCATATTTAGTTGCTAA
- the clpS gene encoding ATP-dependent Clp protease adapter ClpS, translating to MGKTNDWLDFDQLVEDNVRDALKPPSMYKVILVNDDYTPMEFVIDVLQKFFSYDVERATQLMLAVHYQGKAICGVFTAEVAETKVAMVNKYARENEHPLLCTLEKA from the coding sequence ATGGGCAAGACGAACGATTGGCTGGATTTTGACCAGTTGGTGGAAGATAACGTGCGCGACGCGCTAAAACCACCATCTATGTATAAAGTGATATTAGTCAATGATGATTACACTCCAATGGAGTTTGTTATTGACGTGTTACAAAAATTCTTTTCTTATGATGTAGAACGTGCAACGCAATTGATGCTTGCGGTTCACTATCAAGGGAAAGCTATTTGCGGCGTATTTACTGCCGAAGTAGCGGAAACCAAAGTGGCGATGGTGAACAAGTATGCAAGGGAGAACGAGCATCCGTTGCTGTGTACGCTGGAAAAAGCCTGA
- a CDS encoding hydrolase, producing the protein MTSPANFNGLRPVIDVNDSVMLLIDHQSGLFQTVGDMPMPELRARAAALAKMATLAKMPVITTASVPQGPNGPLIPEIHTNAPHAQYIARKGEINAWDNEDFVKAVKATGRKTLIIAGTITSVCMAFPAISAVAEGYKVFAVIDASGTYSKMAQEITLARIVQAGVVPMDTAAVASELQGTWNREDAAAWAEVYTQVFPAYQLLIESYSKAQDVVKNNEMLDSQR; encoded by the coding sequence ATGACCAGTCCTGCTAACTTTAATGGCTTGCGCCCGGTAATTGATGTTAACGATTCCGTGATGCTTTTAATCGACCATCAGAGTGGTCTTTTCCAGACCGTAGGCGATATGCCAATGCCGGAATTACGTGCTCGCGCCGCAGCGTTAGCTAAAATGGCAACGCTGGCGAAAATGCCGGTTATTACCACGGCATCCGTACCGCAAGGTCCGAACGGCCCGCTGATCCCGGAAATCCATACTAATGCCCCACATGCGCAGTACATCGCGCGTAAAGGTGAAATTAACGCCTGGGATAACGAAGATTTCGTCAAGGCAGTAAAAGCGACCGGTCGTAAGACGCTGATCATTGCGGGAACGATTACCAGCGTATGCATGGCATTCCCGGCCATTAGTGCAGTAGCGGAAGGTTATAAAGTATTTGCCGTGATTGACGCATCCGGCACTTACAGCAAAATGGCGCAAGAGATCACTCTGGCGCGTATCGTGCAGGCTGGCGTCGTACCGATGGATACCGCCGCGGTCGCCTCTGAGCTGCAAGGCACCTGGAACCGTGAAGATGCCGCCGCGTGGGCTGAAGTTTATACCCAGGTATTCCCGGCATATCAGCTGTTGATCGAAAGCTACAGCAAAGCGCAGGATGTGGTGAAAAACAACGAGATGTTGGATTCACAGCGTTAA
- a CDS encoding ATP-dependent endonuclease, with translation MILERVEIVGFRGINRLSLMLEQNNVLIGENAWGKSSLLDALTLLLSPELDLYHFVREDFWFPPGDVKGREHHLHIILTFRETQPGRHRVRRYRALEACWSPCQDEFHRIFYRLEGECGADGSVMTLRSFLNSDGQPLPIENINELVRHLVRLMPVLRLRDARFMRRIRNGTVPSVPDVEVTARQLDFLARELATRPQNLTDGQIRQGLSAMVQLLEHYFSEQGAGEARHRLMRRRSQNEQRSWRYLDIINRMIDKPGSRSHRVILLGLFSTLLQAKGTLRLHKDARPLLLVEDPETRLHPIMLSVAWQLLNLLPLQRIATTNSGELLSLTPVEHVVRLVRESSRVAAWRLGPGGLSAEDGRRIAFHIRFNRASSLFARCWLLVEGETETWVINELARQCGHHFDAEGIKVIEFAQSGLKPLVKFARRMGIEWHVLVDGDEAGKKYAATVRSLLNNDREEEREHLTALPALDMEHFMYRQGFADVFHRVAQLPPNVPMNTRKIITKAIHRSSKPDLAIEVAMEAGRRGIDAVPPLFRKMFSRVVWLARGRAD, from the coding sequence ATGATTCTCGAACGCGTTGAAATCGTGGGATTTCGTGGTATCAACCGACTGTCGTTGATGCTGGAACAAAACAACGTGCTGATTGGGGAAAACGCCTGGGGCAAATCCAGCCTGCTGGATGCGCTGACTCTGTTACTGTCGCCAGAACTGGATCTCTATCACTTTGTACGTGAGGATTTCTGGTTTCCGCCAGGCGATGTAAAAGGACGCGAACATCACCTGCATATTATTCTTACCTTTCGCGAAACGCAGCCGGGGCGACACCGCGTACGTCGTTACCGGGCGCTGGAGGCGTGCTGGTCGCCTTGCCAGGATGAATTCCATCGTATTTTTTATCGGCTTGAGGGCGAATGCGGCGCCGATGGTAGCGTGATGACGCTACGCAGTTTTTTAAATAGTGATGGGCAGCCGCTGCCGATTGAAAATATTAATGAGCTGGTGCGGCATCTGGTTCGTCTGATGCCTGTGCTGCGTTTGCGCGATGCGCGTTTTATGCGCCGTATTCGCAACGGTACGGTGCCCAGTGTTCCGGATGTTGAAGTCACGGCCCGACAGTTGGATTTTCTGGCGCGCGAACTGGCGACCCGGCCACAAAATTTAACCGATGGGCAGATCCGTCAGGGCCTGTCTGCAATGGTGCAACTGCTTGAGCACTATTTTTCGGAGCAGGGCGCAGGAGAGGCACGTCATCGGCTTATGCGTCGTCGTTCGCAAAACGAACAGCGTAGCTGGCGCTATCTGGATATTATTAATCGGATGATCGACAAACCGGGCAGCCGGTCGCACCGGGTGATTCTGTTAGGGCTTTTTTCCACACTGTTACAGGCGAAAGGGACGCTGCGCCTGCATAAAGACGCGCGACCATTATTGCTGGTGGAAGATCCGGAAACCCGCTTACATCCTATTATGCTCTCGGTCGCCTGGCAATTGCTCAATCTTTTACCACTACAGCGGATAGCGACAACTAACTCAGGCGAACTGCTGTCGCTAACGCCAGTGGAGCATGTTGTACGTCTGGTGCGCGAGTCTTCCCGCGTTGCCGCCTGGCGCCTGGGACCGGGCGGATTAAGCGCAGAGGATGGAAGACGTATCGCGTTCCATATCCGCTTTAACCGCGCATCATCGTTGTTTGCGCGTTGTTGGCTACTGGTGGAAGGCGAGACGGAGACCTGGGTTATTAATGAGCTGGCGCGTCAGTGCGGACATCATTTTGATGCGGAGGGCATTAAAGTTATTGAGTTTGCTCAGTCCGGCCTGAAGCCGTTGGTAAAGTTTGCCCGCCGTATGGGAATCGAGTGGCATGTCCTGGTCGATGGTGACGAAGCCGGAAAAAAATATGCCGCAACGGTGCGTAGCCTGCTCAATAACGATCGGGAAGAAGAGCGCGAGCATCTTACCGCACTGCCTGCCCTGGATATGGAACACTTTATGTACCGTCAGGGTTTTGCCGATGTTTTTCATCGGGTTGCACAGCTTCCACCCAACGTGCCGATGAATACCCGAAAAATTATCACTAAAGCTATTCATCGCTCATCAAAGCCGGATCTGGCGATTGAGGTCGCGATGGAAGCCGGGCGGCGGGGGATTGACGCTGTGCCGCCGCTGTTCAGAAAAATGTTTTCGCGTGTAGTGTGGCTGGCGCGGGGCCGGGCAGATTAG
- the cspD gene encoding cold shock-like protein CspD gives METGTVKWFNNAKGFGFICPEGGGEDIFAHYSTIQMDGYRTLKAGQSVRFDVHQGPKGNHASIIVPIEAEAVA, from the coding sequence ATGGAAACGGGTACTGTAAAGTGGTTCAACAATGCCAAAGGGTTTGGTTTCATCTGCCCTGAAGGCGGCGGCGAGGATATTTTCGCCCATTATTCCACCATTCAGATGGATGGTTACAGAACGCTTAAAGCCGGGCAGTCTGTCCGGTTTGATGTACACCAGGGGCCAAAAGGCAATCATGCCAGTATCATCGTGCCCATCGAAGCAGAGGCCGTTGCATAA
- the macA gene encoding macrolide transporter subunit MacA, translated as MRAKGKKFKKRYLVIILILLVGGMVIWRKLNAPLPQYQTLIVRPGDLEQSVLATGKLDALRKVDVGAQVSGQLKTLLVSIGDNVKKDQLLGVIDPEQAENQIKEVEATLMELNAERQQAVAELKLARVTLTRQQQLAKTQVVSQQDLDTAVTEMAVKQARIGAIDAQIKRNQASLNTAKTNLEYTRIVAPMAGEVTQVTTLQGQTVIAAQQAPNILTLADMSTMLVKAQVSEADVIHLRPGQKAWFTIPGDPQTRYEGALKDILPTPEKVNDAIFYYARFEVPNPKRILRLDMTAQVYIQLMDVKNVLIIPLAALGEPVGDNRYKVALLRNGEKREREVVIGERNDTDVEVVKGLEAGDEVIIGEGRPGATP; from the coding sequence ATGCGTGCTAAGGGAAAGAAATTTAAAAAACGTTACCTTGTCATTATTTTAATTCTTTTAGTGGGGGGAATGGTGATCTGGCGGAAGCTAAATGCGCCGCTGCCACAGTATCAGACGTTAATCGTGAGGCCCGGCGATCTCGAACAAAGTGTACTGGCGACCGGGAAACTGGATGCGTTGCGCAAAGTGGATGTCGGTGCGCAGGTTAGCGGCCAGTTAAAAACGCTGCTGGTCTCGATTGGCGATAACGTCAAAAAAGATCAGTTGCTCGGCGTGATTGATCCTGAACAGGCGGAGAACCAGATAAAAGAGGTTGAAGCCACCCTGATGGAGTTAAACGCGGAACGCCAGCAAGCCGTCGCCGAGTTGAAGCTGGCACGGGTGACGCTGACGCGCCAGCAACAGTTGGCTAAGACGCAGGTGGTGTCGCAACAAGATCTGGATACTGCCGTGACGGAGATGGCGGTTAAACAGGCGCGTATTGGTGCCATTGATGCACAGATTAAACGTAATCAGGCTTCGTTGAATACCGCAAAAACCAATCTGGAATATACTCGCATCGTTGCGCCTATGGCGGGAGAAGTCACGCAAGTTACCACTCTGCAAGGGCAAACGGTGATTGCGGCTCAGCAGGCGCCCAATATTCTGACATTGGCAGATATGAGTACCATGCTGGTAAAAGCGCAGGTCTCGGAAGCCGATGTCATTCATCTTCGGCCAGGTCAGAAAGCCTGGTTCACTATTCCCGGCGATCCGCAGACGCGCTATGAAGGTGCCTTAAAAGATATTCTGCCGACGCCGGAAAAGGTCAATGATGCTATTTTTTATTACGCCCGGTTTGAAGTGCCTAATCCTAAAAGAATTTTACGTCTTGATATGACTGCGCAGGTCTATATCCAACTCATGGATGTAAAGAATGTGCTGATTATTCCCCTCGCCGCGCTCGGCGAACCCGTCGGCGACAACCGTTATAAAGTGGCGCTGTTGCGTAACGGCGAAAAACGTGAGCGCGAAGTGGTGATTGGCGAGCGTAACGATACCGACGTGGAAGTGGTTAAAGGTCTGGAAGCGGGCGATGAGGTGATCATCGGTGAGGGCAGGCCGGGAGCGACGCCATGA
- the macB gene encoding macrolide ABC transporter ATP-binding protein/permease MacB, whose amino-acid sequence MTALLELCNISRSYPSGEAQVEVLKDISLQIRAGEMVAIVGVSGSGKSTLMNILGCLDKPTSGTYRVAGRDVSMLDPDALAQLRREHFGFIFQRYHLLSHLTAEQNVEVPAVYAGIDRKKRLARARELLQRLGLSDRVDYSPSQLSGGQQQRVSIARALMNGGQVILADEPTGALDSHSGEEVMTILHQLRDRGHTVIIVTHDPQVASQAERVIEIHDGKIVRNPPAQEKGGGQSTAAAVVNEASGWRQFVSSFREALAMAWLAMAANKMRTLLTMLGIIIGIASVVSIVVVGDAAKHMVLADIRAMGTNTIDIHPGKDFGDDNPQYRQVLKYDDLAAIQKQPWVNSATPSVSKSLRLRYGNIDIAVNANGVSGDYFNVYGMSFSEGNTFNVVQQRDRAQVVVLDANTRRQLFPNKANVVGEVVLVGNMPVIVIGVAEEKPSMYGNSNLLQIWLPYSTMSDRIMGQSWLNSITVRVKDGVNSDQAEQQLTRLLTLRHGKKDFFTWNMDSVLKTAEKTTYTLQLFLTLVAVISLLVGGIGVMNIMLVSVTERTREIGIRMAVGARASDVRQQFLIEAVLVCLVGGALGIGLSMLIAFMLQLFLPGWEIGFSLTALLSAFLCSTFTGILFGWLPARNAARLDPVDALARE is encoded by the coding sequence ATGACGGCCTTGCTTGAACTGTGCAACATTAGCCGTAGTTACCCGTCCGGAGAGGCGCAGGTGGAAGTGTTGAAAGACATCTCCCTGCAAATCCGCGCCGGAGAGATGGTGGCGATTGTTGGTGTTTCCGGTTCCGGAAAGTCAACGCTAATGAATATCCTCGGGTGTCTGGATAAACCGACCAGCGGCACGTATCGGGTGGCGGGACGGGACGTCTCGATGCTGGACCCGGACGCACTGGCGCAACTACGGCGCGAACATTTTGGCTTTATATTTCAGCGCTACCATCTGTTGTCGCATTTAACGGCGGAGCAAAACGTTGAGGTGCCTGCCGTTTATGCCGGTATTGATCGCAAAAAACGCCTGGCGCGCGCCAGGGAGTTGCTTCAGCGGCTGGGGCTAAGCGATCGCGTCGATTACTCGCCTTCGCAGCTTTCAGGCGGTCAACAGCAGCGCGTCAGTATTGCTCGCGCGCTGATGAATGGCGGACAGGTCATTCTGGCGGATGAGCCGACCGGTGCGCTGGATAGTCATTCCGGCGAAGAGGTCATGACGATTTTGCATCAGCTGCGCGATCGCGGCCATACGGTGATCATTGTTACGCACGATCCGCAGGTTGCCTCTCAGGCGGAGCGCGTCATTGAAATTCACGATGGCAAGATTGTCCGTAACCCGCCCGCGCAGGAAAAGGGCGGCGGGCAAAGCACTGCTGCTGCCGTTGTGAATGAGGCTTCTGGCTGGCGTCAGTTTGTCAGTAGCTTTCGCGAAGCGTTGGCGATGGCATGGTTAGCCATGGCCGCTAACAAAATGCGTACCTTGCTTACGATGCTGGGAATTATTATTGGTATAGCGTCGGTGGTGTCGATTGTGGTGGTCGGGGATGCTGCAAAGCATATGGTGTTGGCGGATATTCGCGCTATGGGCACTAACACGATTGATATCCACCCCGGTAAAGATTTTGGCGACGATAACCCGCAGTACCGGCAGGTACTGAAGTATGACGATTTGGCCGCTATTCAGAAACAACCATGGGTCAACTCTGCGACGCCCAGCGTTTCAAAGAGTTTACGTCTTCGCTATGGCAATATTGATATCGCGGTAAATGCTAATGGCGTTAGTGGCGACTATTTTAATGTTTACGGAATGTCTTTTAGCGAGGGGAATACCTTTAATGTGGTACAGCAACGGGATCGCGCCCAGGTTGTGGTGCTGGATGCCAACACGCGACGCCAGCTATTTCCAAATAAAGCGAATGTGGTAGGAGAAGTGGTACTGGTAGGGAATATGCCGGTCATCGTTATTGGCGTGGCGGAAGAGAAACCGTCCATGTATGGCAATAGCAATCTGTTGCAGATCTGGTTGCCTTACAGCACGATGTCTGATCGTATTATGGGGCAGTCATGGCTTAACTCGATCACCGTTCGTGTGAAAGATGGCGTTAACAGTGATCAAGCTGAACAGCAGCTTACCCGTTTGCTTACCTTACGGCATGGCAAAAAAGACTTCTTCACCTGGAATATGGACAGTGTCCTGAAAACCGCTGAAAAAACCACCTATACCCTTCAGCTATTTTTGACGCTGGTGGCCGTCATTTCGCTGCTTGTCGGCGGGATAGGCGTCATGAATATTATGCTGGTTTCCGTTACTGAGCGAACGCGTGAAATCGGCATCCGCATGGCAGTAGGCGCGCGCGCCAGCGATGTGCGACAGCAGTTTCTTATTGAAGCTGTGCTGGTCTGTCTGGTTGGCGGGGCGTTGGGGATTGGTCTGTCGATGCTAATCGCGTTTATGCTACAGCTTTTTCTACCCGGCTGGGAGATTGGCTTTTCACTGACTGCGCTCTTGAGTGCGTTTTTATGTTCGACCTTTACCGGCATTTTGTTTGGCTGGTTGCCGGCAAGAAACGCGGCGCGTCTGGATCCGGTGGACGCGCTGGCCAGGGAATAA